One window of the Conexibacter sp. SYSU D00693 genome contains the following:
- a CDS encoding MlaD family protein → MARLKVPALRAGGNRPASKSRGRGFLVGLGAIGVVAAVTLLTVGYNSPKGIPGRSYYNLQAAFTNADNLTQSYQVRIGGRLVGQVLNPRVDKGEGVVDLQLNPDVEPLLSDTTLKVRPRSPVGVRFVELVPGTKGRPLGEDDRIPSSQTSATVQLDQALDTLDADRRAKAQVLLNELGKGFLGRGEDINEAQSNAPRFLGDLQDVASEVTAQPNVRSFVGGAESAAAAADPVREDIARGFDPEARAMRPFVQERDAIRSTLTTAPGDLRSVQSGLARVSPMLSQLERFGRSATPAFRQASTTLAGTSKLFREADPGLEAARKTLGLASEAVPPTLQLLRTLQPVLPDLDATLASANPVLTELSPRECDMNRFFGNWNETLAYGDGFSNVLRFNVIASLESIQGYNGKPLGRTTKQSPYPAPCEIDRQTFAGGR, encoded by the coding sequence ATGGCGCGCCTCAAGGTCCCCGCGCTGCGCGCCGGCGGCAACCGCCCGGCGTCCAAGAGCCGCGGCCGCGGCTTCCTCGTCGGCCTCGGCGCCATCGGCGTCGTCGCCGCCGTGACCCTGCTGACCGTCGGCTACAACTCGCCGAAGGGCATCCCGGGGCGGTCCTACTACAACCTCCAGGCCGCGTTCACCAACGCGGACAACCTCACCCAGAGCTACCAGGTGCGCATCGGCGGCCGCCTCGTCGGCCAGGTGCTCAACCCCCGCGTGGACAAGGGCGAGGGCGTCGTCGACCTGCAGCTCAACCCGGACGTCGAGCCGCTGCTGTCGGACACGACGCTCAAGGTCCGCCCGCGCTCGCCCGTCGGCGTGCGCTTCGTCGAGCTCGTGCCCGGCACCAAGGGCCGCCCGCTGGGCGAGGACGACCGCATCCCGTCGAGCCAGACCTCCGCCACCGTCCAGCTCGACCAGGCGCTCGACACGCTCGACGCCGATCGCCGGGCCAAGGCGCAGGTGCTGCTCAACGAGCTCGGCAAGGGCTTCCTGGGCCGCGGCGAGGACATCAACGAGGCGCAGTCCAACGCCCCGCGCTTCCTGGGCGACCTGCAGGACGTCGCCTCCGAGGTGACCGCGCAGCCCAACGTCCGGTCCTTCGTCGGCGGCGCCGAGTCCGCAGCCGCAGCGGCCGACCCCGTGCGCGAGGACATCGCCCGCGGCTTCGACCCCGAGGCCCGCGCGATGCGGCCGTTCGTGCAGGAGCGCGACGCGATCCGCTCGACGCTGACCACCGCGCCCGGCGACCTGCGCTCGGTCCAGAGCGGCCTGGCCCGCGTCTCGCCGATGCTCTCCCAGCTCGAGCGCTTCGGCCGCAGCGCCACGCCGGCGTTCCGCCAGGCGAGCACGACCCTGGCCGGGACGAGCAAGCTCTTCCGCGAGGCCGACCCCGGCCTGGAGGCCGCGCGCAAGACGCTGGGCCTGGCCAGCGAGGCCGTGCCGCCCACCCTGCAGCTGCTGCGCACGCTGCAGCCCGTGCTGCCGGACCTCGACGCGACGCTCGCGTCGGCCAACCCGGTGCTCACCGAGCTCTCGCCCCGCGAGTGCGACATGAACCGCTTCTTCGGCAACTGGAACGAGACGCTCGCCTACGGCGACGGCTTCTCCAACGTCCTGCGGTTCAACGTCATCGCCTCGCTGGAGTCCATCCAGGGCTACAACGGCAAGCCGCTCGGGCGGACCACCAAGCAATCGCCGTATCCCGCCCCGTGCGAGATCGACCGCCAGACCTTCGCGGGAGGCCGATGA
- a CDS encoding MlaD family protein, with protein MPLLNDRIKLELSRSRRPAMQVLFLVGVGIFCATILLKNQFYDRFWQEKFEFKASFADVKGVTPGVQRVKIAGVQAGVVSDSEVVDGRPVLTIKLDKDKGPVYKDAKLRLRPLTPLQDMYVTIEDRGTAKAGELSKDDVLPAARTESPVDISRVLNEFPGATRQRLQTLLDEFGNGLEDRGQDLREAFAAAVPFLKAADRTATVVADRRSQMARLVTNLGVITTALGKRDRQLSSLVQNGNSTLAELNKADGELSATLNEIPPTLTTLRSAFAKLRSAQDDLDPALDDLRPVAAELSEGLDALEKLGKDAKPALEGLKPALADLRPFSRSLRPTSDALAAAMAKFRPQGPQYDRITSQIPPCFDQVGNFFNDTLSVLKFYDAYGAFPRGDDSEDLDTVGGVAKPLGHTRSPTCAKGPTK; from the coding sequence ATGCCGCTGCTCAACGACCGCATCAAGCTGGAGCTGTCGCGTTCGCGGCGGCCGGCGATGCAGGTGCTGTTCCTGGTCGGCGTGGGCATCTTCTGCGCGACGATCCTGCTCAAGAACCAGTTCTACGACCGGTTCTGGCAGGAGAAGTTCGAGTTCAAGGCCTCCTTCGCCGACGTCAAGGGCGTCACGCCGGGCGTCCAGCGCGTGAAGATCGCGGGCGTCCAGGCCGGCGTGGTCTCGGACTCCGAGGTCGTCGACGGCCGCCCGGTCCTCACCATCAAGCTCGACAAGGACAAGGGCCCGGTCTACAAGGACGCCAAGCTGCGCCTGCGGCCGCTCACGCCGCTGCAGGACATGTACGTGACGATCGAGGACCGCGGCACGGCCAAGGCCGGCGAGCTGAGCAAGGACGACGTCCTGCCGGCCGCGCGGACCGAGTCGCCCGTCGACATCTCCCGCGTCCTCAACGAGTTCCCGGGGGCGACCCGCCAGCGCCTGCAGACGCTGCTCGACGAGTTCGGCAACGGCCTGGAGGACCGCGGCCAGGACCTGCGCGAGGCGTTCGCCGCCGCCGTGCCGTTCCTCAAGGCGGCCGACCGGACCGCGACCGTCGTCGCCGACCGCCGGTCCCAGATGGCCCGGCTCGTGACGAACCTCGGCGTCATCACGACGGCCCTGGGCAAGCGCGACCGCCAGCTCTCCTCGCTCGTGCAGAACGGCAACAGCACGCTCGCCGAGCTCAACAAGGCCGACGGCGAGCTGAGCGCGACGCTCAACGAGATCCCGCCGACCCTGACCACGCTGCGCTCAGCCTTCGCGAAGCTGCGCTCGGCCCAGGACGACCTCGACCCGGCGCTCGACGACCTGCGACCCGTCGCCGCTGAGCTCTCCGAGGGCCTCGACGCGCTCGAGAAGCTCGGCAAGGACGCCAAGCCGGCGCTCGAGGGCCTCAAGCCGGCCCTGGCCGACCTGCGGCCGTTCTCGCGCTCGCTGCGCCCGACGTCGGACGCGCTCGCCGCCGCGATGGCGAAGTTCCGCCCGCAGGGCCCGCAGTACGACCGGATCACGAGCCAGATCCCGCCGTGCTTCGACCAGGTCGGCAACTTCTTCAACGACACGCTCTCCGTCCTGAAGTTCTACGACGCCTACGGCGCGTTCCCGCGCGGTGACGACTCGGAGGACCTCGACACGGTCGGCGGCGTGGCCAAGCCCCTCGGGCACACCCGCTCCCCCACCTGCGCGAAGGGACCGACGAAGTGA
- a CDS encoding alpha/beta hydrolase, whose translation MAQRSDVSFPSGQDRCAAWLWRPEGDGPHPVVVMAHGFSATRELRLDAYAERFAAAGLGVLLFDYRHFGASEGEPRQLLDIGRQHADFRAAIRYARGLDWADPSRIALFGSSFSGGHVVAVAAKDERIAAVVAQCPFQDGLATLPKLGVKNVVGLTVAGLRDQVGALLGRPPHTVPAVGPPGSLAVMATPDAEPGFRALVPPEGTRWENRVAARIALRVALYRPGRAARRLRCPALWCVCDHDSLAPAGATVRHAQRAPRGEVRRYPLGHFDVYVGDAFEQVVADQLEFLVRHLRPTAQDARFARAADAASTPARGAV comes from the coding sequence ATGGCCCAGCGCAGCGACGTCAGCTTCCCGTCGGGCCAGGACCGATGCGCGGCCTGGCTCTGGCGCCCCGAGGGGGACGGCCCCCACCCGGTGGTGGTCATGGCCCACGGCTTCTCCGCCACCCGCGAGCTGCGCCTCGACGCCTACGCCGAGCGCTTCGCCGCCGCGGGGCTCGGCGTCCTGCTCTTCGACTACCGCCACTTCGGGGCCAGCGAGGGCGAGCCCCGCCAGCTGCTGGACATCGGTCGCCAGCACGCGGACTTCCGCGCGGCGATCCGCTACGCCCGCGGGCTGGACTGGGCCGACCCGTCGCGCATCGCGCTCTTCGGCTCGTCGTTCTCGGGCGGCCACGTCGTGGCCGTCGCCGCCAAGGACGAGCGCATCGCCGCCGTGGTGGCGCAGTGCCCGTTCCAGGACGGCCTCGCGACGCTGCCCAAGCTCGGCGTCAAGAACGTGGTCGGCCTGACCGTCGCCGGCCTGCGCGACCAGGTCGGCGCGCTGCTCGGGCGCCCGCCGCACACCGTCCCGGCCGTCGGGCCGCCCGGCTCGCTGGCCGTCATGGCGACACCCGACGCCGAGCCCGGGTTCCGCGCGCTCGTGCCGCCGGAGGGCACGCGCTGGGAGAACCGCGTGGCCGCGCGGATCGCCCTGCGCGTCGCGCTCTACCGGCCGGGCCGCGCCGCCCGGCGGCTGCGCTGCCCCGCGCTGTGGTGCGTGTGCGACCACGACAGCCTCGCCCCGGCGGGCGCCACGGTCCGCCATGCCCAGCGCGCCCCGCGCGGCGAGGTCCGTCGCTACCCGCTCGGCCACTTCGACGTCTACGTCGGCGACGCGTTCGAGCAGGTCGTCGCCGACCAGCTCGAGTTCCTCGTCCGCCACCTCCGTCCGACGGCGCAGGACGCGCGCTTCGCGCGCGCCGCTGACGCCGCGTCAACCCCCGCCCGTGGCGCCGTCTAA
- a CDS encoding MlaD family protein has protein sequence MSPIGALKARFEQVPGQHRPHPIRNGAIFLGLLALILYCGFTKSIPLLPDGGTELKAHFDNAVNANTGNQVRVRGVEVGSIKKIERDPSGEGALITMRIDEDGFKVKQDAKAAIYWRTLLGRNMYVELDPGSPSAPDLDGDTIPLKNTQTQVEFDQLLDSYDEDGRRGVRTFFQQTDQAFGGEDAGAAIGELGPGLTPVPAAMRALRGTKPGQDLPTLVRTGAKALDALGRREDQLAGLLDGASTTFGVLAARSADLDAILDESPAAMRDTQLTTARLNRTLDVLDPVAEQLRPGVRKLDDASPPARAALAEVNRLTPTALPSLRDLRPALADLQGAAEQGTPFLRDLQPTLERLRDQIIPFLDKRDSTTNLRNVEAIGPFFSVLADSSKQFDGYGHVQRFQAGQGERSLGFLPCNTGLFDPENPQQAIFCKEAITAANRLLRGGKTNGGVSDAAARLAKGGR, from the coding sequence ATGAGCCCGATCGGCGCCCTGAAGGCGCGCTTCGAGCAGGTCCCGGGCCAGCACCGGCCGCACCCGATCCGCAACGGCGCGATCTTCCTCGGGCTGCTCGCGCTGATCCTCTACTGCGGGTTCACCAAGTCGATCCCGCTCCTGCCCGACGGCGGGACCGAGCTCAAGGCCCACTTCGACAACGCCGTCAACGCGAACACCGGCAACCAGGTCCGCGTGCGCGGCGTGGAGGTCGGCTCGATCAAGAAGATCGAGCGCGACCCGTCCGGCGAGGGCGCGCTCATCACGATGCGCATCGACGAGGACGGCTTCAAGGTCAAGCAGGACGCCAAGGCCGCGATCTACTGGCGCACCCTGCTGGGCCGCAACATGTACGTCGAGCTGGACCCCGGGTCGCCCTCGGCCCCCGACCTCGACGGCGACACGATCCCGCTGAAGAACACCCAGACGCAGGTCGAGTTCGACCAGCTCCTCGACAGCTACGACGAGGACGGCCGGCGCGGCGTGCGGACGTTCTTCCAGCAGACCGACCAGGCCTTCGGCGGCGAGGACGCCGGCGCGGCGATCGGCGAGCTCGGCCCCGGCCTGACGCCGGTGCCCGCTGCGATGCGCGCCCTGCGCGGCACGAAGCCCGGGCAGGACCTCCCGACCCTCGTGCGCACCGGCGCCAAGGCGCTCGACGCCCTCGGCCGCCGCGAGGACCAGCTCGCCGGCCTGCTCGACGGCGCCTCGACGACCTTCGGCGTCCTGGCGGCCCGCAGCGCCGACCTCGACGCGATCCTCGACGAGTCGCCCGCGGCCATGCGCGACACCCAGCTGACGACCGCGCGCCTGAACCGGACGCTCGACGTGCTCGACCCGGTGGCCGAGCAGCTGCGGCCCGGCGTGCGCAAGCTCGACGACGCGTCGCCGCCGGCGCGTGCCGCGCTCGCCGAGGTCAACCGCCTGACGCCGACCGCGCTGCCGTCGCTGCGCGACCTGCGCCCGGCGCTGGCCGACCTCCAGGGCGCCGCGGAGCAGGGCACGCCGTTCCTGCGTGACCTGCAGCCGACGCTCGAGCGCCTGCGCGACCAGATCATCCCGTTCCTCGACAAGCGCGACAGCACCACGAACCTGCGCAACGTCGAGGCCATCGGGCCGTTCTTCAGCGTCCTCGCCGACTCCTCGAAGCAGTTCGACGGCTACGGCCACGTGCAGCGCTTCCAGGCCGGCCAGGGCGAGCGCTCGCTCGGGTTCCTGCCCTGCAACACGGGCCTCTTCGACCCGGAGAACCCGCAGCAGGCGATCTTCTGCAAGGAGGCCATCACCGCGGCGAACCGGCTGCTGCGTGGTGGCAAGACGAACGGCGGCGTGTCCGACGCCGCAGCCCGTCTGGCCAAGGGGGGCCGCTAG
- a CDS encoding MlaD family protein, with protein MSPRSFVTPLVVVALTVGAILLGNRVLFPPGGGYIVKAEFQDAGGLTKNSDVKIGGVAGGKVKEIELTDRDTAKVTMELDEGAFPIGAGASAASRPVNLLGEKYVDMDAGDLNRPAPSGSSIPMSKTSRPTELDDVLNMLEPDVRARLRILINEAGIGMSGRREDFNKIIEQLPSALDDTGKLVAEFSEDQGTLSSLVEKSDRVLASMAREDDDLAKLVDAAKGTFDTTVTKRRELADTVRSAPGALRQLRTTLGDLGSAADQLKPASVQVRAAAPQLRSTLQELPSFAKEADPALDQVVETAPDLAKLGRDGRSTIARLKPTSEQLEKFATELGPVSEAFDEGTMQKMLGLMNGWSRTIRRSDGLGHVFGLRILFNQDLLRHLIQRYAEPAAAKKERGGREKPQPKGPIPALQPTPTKVQDKVKDTVGGVKKGVDDLKKGLKDTTDKVQETVGGVLKGVQDVTKDLTDRLTRPKGSPQPTQAPRSDVGRLIDYLVGG; from the coding sequence GTGTCGCCCCGATCGTTCGTCACCCCGCTGGTCGTCGTCGCCCTCACGGTCGGCGCGATCCTGCTCGGCAACCGGGTGCTGTTCCCGCCCGGCGGCGGCTACATCGTCAAGGCCGAGTTCCAGGACGCCGGTGGCCTCACGAAGAACTCCGACGTCAAGATCGGCGGCGTCGCCGGCGGCAAGGTCAAGGAGATCGAGCTGACCGACCGCGACACCGCGAAGGTCACGATGGAGCTCGACGAGGGCGCCTTCCCGATCGGCGCCGGCGCCTCCGCCGCGTCGCGCCCGGTGAACCTCCTCGGCGAGAAGTACGTCGACATGGACGCGGGCGACCTCAACCGCCCGGCGCCGTCCGGCAGCAGCATCCCGATGAGCAAGACGTCGCGCCCGACCGAGCTCGACGACGTGCTCAACATGCTCGAGCCCGACGTGCGCGCCCGCCTGCGCATCCTCATCAACGAGGCCGGCATCGGCATGAGCGGCCGGCGCGAGGACTTCAACAAGATCATCGAGCAGCTCCCGAGCGCGCTCGACGACACGGGCAAGCTCGTGGCCGAGTTCTCCGAGGACCAGGGCACGCTCTCCTCGCTGGTCGAGAAGAGCGACCGCGTGCTGGCGAGCATGGCCCGCGAGGACGACGACCTGGCCAAGCTCGTCGACGCCGCCAAGGGCACGTTCGACACCACGGTGACCAAGCGCCGTGAGCTGGCCGACACGGTGCGCTCCGCGCCGGGCGCGCTGCGTCAGCTGCGCACCACGCTCGGCGACCTCGGCTCGGCCGCCGACCAGCTCAAGCCCGCGTCGGTGCAGGTGCGCGCCGCCGCCCCGCAGCTGCGCTCGACGCTCCAGGAGCTGCCGTCCTTCGCCAAGGAGGCCGACCCGGCGCTCGACCAGGTGGTCGAGACCGCGCCCGACCTCGCCAAGCTCGGCCGCGACGGGCGCTCGACGATCGCGCGGCTGAAGCCGACGAGCGAGCAGCTCGAGAAGTTCGCCACGGAGCTCGGGCCGGTCTCGGAGGCCTTCGACGAGGGGACGATGCAGAAGATGCTCGGCCTCATGAACGGCTGGTCGCGCACGATCCGCCGCTCGGACGGCCTGGGCCACGTCTTCGGCCTGCGCATCCTGTTCAACCAGGACCTGCTGCGCCACCTCATCCAGCGCTACGCCGAGCCGGCCGCCGCCAAGAAGGAGCGCGGCGGGCGCGAGAAGCCCCAGCCCAAGGGCCCGATCCCGGCCCTGCAGCCGACCCCGACGAAGGTCCAGGACAAGGTCAAGGACACGGTCGGTGGCGTGAAGAAGGGCGTCGACGACCTCAAGAAGGGCCTCAAGGACACCACGGACAAGGTGCAGGAGACGGTGGGTGGCGTGCTCAAGGGCGTGCAGGACGTGACCAAGGACCTGACCGACCGGCTCACGCGGCCGAAGGGCAGCCCGCAGCCGACGCAGGCGCCGCGCTCGGACGTCGGCCGCCTCATCGACTACCTGGTGGGTGGCTGA
- a CDS encoding MlaD family protein, whose translation MLDRPWVVLSIAALALFTWWAIGSRTSDHKVRAAFNSAVSISPGLDVQVDGVDVGKIGKVEFEDGKAMVEIGVDDDAWPLHRGTTATLRFGTTLGNGTRRIDLEPGPKTAQEIPDNGIISTRDTVTPVEFDEVFNTFDDKTRAGFQGTFRNGARNLEGRDGDLREGIRRLAPAVETSGSLFEDVASDEAALNKLVVSGHKATRTLAAKRPVISDLVSVMSQTFDTFARNTDGIRQSLDQFAPTLRDTRTTLKRTDTSVDVLDGLVADLRPGLAAFEPLLETAKPASKNLDELVPATTDTVRQLRKSSPPVTSFLDQGVPFAEKADPVLSKLAEQLKCVRPYAPEIAGFFSNWSSWGQGYDNDAHYGRIKVVTGATFVTSYPQIKTNDFLKTVGTGLNYAMPRPPGLNAGQPWFVPECGAGPEALDPSKDPEDK comes from the coding sequence GTGCTGGACCGCCCCTGGGTGGTCCTCAGCATCGCCGCCCTCGCCCTCTTCACGTGGTGGGCGATCGGCAGCCGCACCTCGGACCACAAGGTCCGGGCGGCGTTCAACTCGGCGGTCTCGATCTCCCCGGGCCTCGACGTCCAGGTGGACGGCGTGGACGTCGGGAAGATCGGCAAGGTCGAGTTCGAGGACGGCAAGGCCATGGTCGAGATCGGCGTCGACGACGACGCCTGGCCGCTGCACCGCGGCACGACCGCGACGCTGCGCTTCGGCACGACGCTGGGCAACGGCACGCGGCGCATCGACCTCGAGCCCGGGCCGAAGACCGCGCAGGAGATCCCCGACAACGGGATCATCTCCACGCGCGACACCGTCACCCCGGTCGAGTTCGACGAGGTCTTCAACACCTTCGACGACAAGACGCGCGCCGGCTTCCAGGGCACGTTCCGCAACGGCGCCCGCAACCTCGAGGGCCGCGACGGCGACCTGCGCGAGGGCATCCGCCGGCTGGCGCCCGCGGTCGAGACCAGCGGCTCGCTGTTCGAGGACGTCGCCTCCGACGAGGCGGCGCTCAACAAGCTCGTCGTCTCCGGCCACAAGGCCACGCGGACGCTGGCCGCCAAGCGCCCGGTCATCTCGGACCTCGTGTCCGTGATGAGCCAGACGTTCGACACCTTCGCCAGGAACACCGACGGCATCAGGCAGTCGCTGGACCAGTTCGCCCCGACGCTGCGCGACACGCGCACGACGCTGAAGCGCACCGACACCTCGGTGGACGTCCTCGACGGCCTCGTCGCCGACCTGCGCCCGGGCCTGGCGGCGTTCGAGCCGCTGCTCGAGACGGCCAAGCCGGCGTCCAAGAACCTCGACGAGCTCGTCCCGGCGACGACGGACACGGTCCGCCAGCTGCGCAAGAGCTCGCCGCCGGTCACGAGCTTCCTGGACCAGGGCGTGCCCTTCGCCGAGAAGGCCGACCCGGTGCTGAGCAAGCTCGCCGAGCAGCTCAAGTGCGTCCGGCCCTACGCGCCCGAGATCGCCGGCTTCTTCTCGAACTGGTCGAGCTGGGGGCAGGGCTACGACAACGACGCGCACTACGGCCGCATCAAGGTCGTCACCGGCGCGACGTTCGTCACGTCCTACCCGCAGATCAAGACCAACGACTTCCTCAAGACGGTCGGCACGGGCCTGAACTACGCGATGCCGCGCCCGCCCGGTCTGAACGCCGGCCAGCCCTGGTTCGTCCCGGAGTGCGGCGCAGGCCCCGAGGCCCTCGATCCCTCGAAGGACCCGGAGGACAAGTAG
- a CDS encoding ABC transporter permease, translated as MATTAQGQRVLAPKAPARKGPSPARRAAETPLSILETVGGMLLLFGKATVACVTPPFSWTDEFIEEAWLIVKRCFIPVVISTTFFGLGAPGLQGGNITYLFGTIDRLGAFFVMASVREFAPWINGMVVAGVGGTAIAADLGARKVREELDALATLGLDPVREIVAPRFLALGITTALMNLVAIVFGILGGYLATLVFQDTLAGYLSTFTSNFTMPDLLGSVVKTSLFGFIIAICACYMGMNVRGGPEGVGRAVNTAVVIAFAGIWVFNFVFTTTMLAAFPETGNLH; from the coding sequence ATGGCGACGACCGCCCAGGGCCAGCGCGTCCTCGCGCCCAAGGCGCCCGCGCGCAAGGGCCCCTCGCCCGCGCGCCGCGCCGCGGAGACGCCGCTGTCGATCCTCGAGACCGTCGGCGGCATGCTGCTGCTCTTCGGCAAGGCGACCGTCGCGTGCGTCACGCCGCCCTTCTCGTGGACCGACGAGTTCATCGAAGAGGCCTGGCTGATCGTCAAGCGCTGCTTCATCCCGGTCGTCATCTCCACGACGTTCTTCGGCCTCGGCGCGCCGGGCCTGCAGGGCGGCAACATCACGTACCTCTTCGGCACGATCGACCGCCTCGGCGCGTTCTTCGTCATGGCCTCCGTGCGCGAGTTCGCGCCATGGATCAACGGCATGGTGGTCGCCGGCGTGGGCGGCACGGCCATCGCGGCCGACCTCGGCGCACGCAAGGTGCGCGAGGAGCTCGACGCCCTCGCGACGCTCGGCCTCGACCCGGTGCGCGAGATCGTCGCGCCGCGCTTCCTGGCGCTCGGCATCACGACCGCGCTCATGAACCTCGTGGCGATCGTCTTCGGCATCCTCGGCGGCTACCTGGCGACCCTCGTCTTCCAGGACACGCTCGCCGGCTACCTGAGCACCTTCACCTCGAACTTCACGATGCCCGACCTGCTCGGCAGCGTGGTCAAGACCAGCCTCTTCGGCTTCATCATCGCCATCTGCGCGTGCTACATGGGGATGAACGTGAGAGGTGGTCCAGAGGGGGTGGGCCGCGCCGTGAACACGGCCGTCGTCATCGCCTTCGCCGGCATCTGGGTCTTCAACTTCGTCTTCACCACGACGATGCTGGCCGCCTTCCCCGAGACCGGGAACCTGCACTGA
- a CDS encoding ABC transporter permease, which yields MEAGAVRVPRGSAAKAPSPGSRLAKGLSEPLHNSVAEAGNMARFFGRALAEVPGSWRYASEILRQAGILVVGSAAVIWFMEFVMGAECATEANYVLRGYGATIYSGVFTSWCANREMGPYMWGYIVSAKIGCGLVAEIGSMRINEELDAMEAQGLNPMRYVVATRLVAAWLTFPLIYLVGLTLHELANYIIIVHQIGEVSQGGWELIHWAFQDPMDLLYGQAKIMAMGTAIVLVAMYYGYHARGGPVGVGTATARSMILNLVLVHIIGSLGTMIFWGLNPRGPIGG from the coding sequence ATGGAAGCCGGAGCGGTCAGGGTCCCCCGCGGGTCCGCGGCCAAGGCGCCCTCGCCCGGCTCGCGCCTGGCCAAGGGCCTCTCGGAGCCGCTGCACAACTCCGTGGCCGAGGCGGGCAACATGGCCCGCTTCTTCGGCCGCGCGCTGGCCGAGGTGCCGGGGAGCTGGCGCTACGCGTCGGAGATCCTGCGCCAGGCCGGCATCCTGGTCGTCGGCTCCGCCGCGGTCATCTGGTTCATGGAGTTCGTCATGGGCGCCGAGTGCGCCACCGAGGCGAACTACGTGCTGCGCGGCTACGGCGCGACGATCTACTCCGGCGTCTTCACCTCGTGGTGTGCGAACCGCGAGATGGGCCCCTACATGTGGGGCTACATCGTCTCAGCGAAGATCGGCTGCGGCTTGGTCGCCGAGATCGGGTCGATGCGCATCAACGAGGAGCTCGACGCGATGGAGGCGCAGGGCCTGAACCCGATGCGCTACGTCGTCGCGACGCGCCTCGTCGCCGCCTGGCTGACGTTCCCGCTGATCTACCTCGTGGGCCTGACGCTCCACGAGCTCGCCAACTACATCATCATCGTCCACCAGATCGGTGAGGTGTCCCAGGGCGGGTGGGAGCTCATCCACTGGGCCTTCCAGGACCCGATGGACCTGCTCTACGGACAGGCGAAGATCATGGCCATGGGGACGGCGATCGTGCTCGTCGCCATGTACTACGGCTACCACGCACGCGGAGGACCAGTGGGCGTGGGGACGGCGACCGCGAGGTCGATGATCCTCAACCTCGTCCTCGTCCACATCATCGGCTCGCTGGGGACGATGATCTTCTGGGGCCTCAACCCACGCGGACCCATCGGCGGCTGA
- a CDS encoding ABC transporter ATP-binding protein, with amino-acid sequence MSLFDSDTEVFEDDASSIDPRSAELLDRASDYEYRFHHGAQQFREPNPGDFWSIECRNVHKTFAGGNTVLNGLDVGIPEGMITVVLGPSGTGKSVLIKHLIGLLFPDEGDIMVHGESVSHMTLSRLLEVRRKFGILFQDGALFGSMNLYDNVAFPLRQHTDLSESQIHDIVFERLADVGLTGADTRMPSEISGGMRKRAGFARALVLEPEIVMFDEPDSGLDPVRTALLCGLIKEMHARHGGTYIVITHDIASARQIGEYIAVLWKGRIVEAGVAAEMFDSENPFVRQFLNREADGPLGME; translated from the coding sequence ATGAGCCTCTTCGACTCCGACACGGAGGTCTTCGAGGACGACGCGTCCTCGATCGACCCGCGCTCCGCCGAGCTCCTCGACCGGGCCTCGGACTACGAGTACCGGTTCCACCACGGCGCGCAGCAGTTCCGCGAGCCCAACCCGGGGGACTTCTGGTCGATCGAGTGCCGCAACGTCCACAAGACGTTCGCCGGCGGCAACACCGTCCTCAACGGCCTCGACGTCGGCATCCCCGAGGGGATGATCACGGTCGTCCTGGGCCCGTCGGGCACGGGCAAGTCCGTGCTCATCAAGCACCTCATCGGGCTGCTGTTCCCGGACGAGGGCGACATCATGGTCCACGGCGAGTCCGTCTCGCACATGACCCTGAGCCGCCTGCTCGAGGTGCGCCGCAAGTTCGGGATCCTCTTCCAGGACGGCGCGCTGTTCGGGTCGATGAACCTCTACGACAACGTCGCCTTCCCGCTGCGGCAGCACACCGACCTGTCGGAGTCGCAGATCCACGACATCGTCTTCGAGCGCCTCGCGGACGTCGGCCTCACCGGCGCCGACACGCGGATGCCGAGCGAGATCTCCGGCGGCATGCGCAAGCGCGCGGGCTTCGCGCGTGCGCTCGTCCTCGAGCCCGAGATCGTCATGTTCGACGAGCCCGACTCGGGCCTGGACCCGGTGCGCACGGCGCTGCTCTGCGGGCTCATCAAGGAGATGCACGCCCGCCACGGCGGCACGTACATCGTCATCACCCACGACATCGCCTCGGCCCGGCAGATCGGCGAGTACATCGCCGTCCTCTGGAAGGGACGCATCGTGGAGGCCGGCGTCGCGGCGGAGATGTTCGACTCCGAGAACCCGTTCGTCCGGCAGTTCCTCAACCGCGAGGCCGACGGCCCGCTCGGGATGGAGTAG